One window of the Rosa rugosa chromosome 3, drRosRugo1.1, whole genome shotgun sequence genome contains the following:
- the LOC133736298 gene encoding F-box only protein 13: MEQENCSAFMMTRKRKSQEENCISSTFLMDELNEDLLEGVLSRLPISAFFRLSSVCKRWKSVANSSSFKLACSQIPSRDPWFFMVDSHLNRSIVFDSAEKNWKKLNHPPLLQTNSNCNSMPVSASGGFICFRNSYGNFVVCNPVTGSCNEQPPLDPALQSLTFHAIVMSSCPNKHDQSSYRLVVVFGELPKLSFRVYNSSSGCWEEEITLCKKFNDDDNSKELDDSTDFDSNDDSAVYFLSKAGNVVATNMQRSPSKQYSSVITNKDGEEIVHFLSSSGSIVACNLTSKCFIEYPRLLPVFYEYSIDLVECGGRMLVVLLSEFFESASLRVWCYDEDVRSWQQIAAMPPAMSHEWYGKNVDINCVGAGDQILICLSSAEISSCVMCDLAANEWVELPKCYVDGEAIKFMSAFSFQPRIEASL; this comes from the coding sequence ATGGAGCAAGAAAATTGCTCAGCTTTCATGATGACTCGGAAGAGAAAGTCCCAAGAAGAGAATTGCATTTCAAGCACATTTTTGATGGATGAGCTTAAtgaagaccttcttgaaggGGTCCTGTCTAGGCTACCAATCTCTGCATTTTTCCGCCTTTCTTCGGTTTGCAAGAGATGGAAATCAGTTGCAAACTCTTCAAGTTTCAAGCTTGCCTGCTCCCAAATCCCTTCTCGGGATCCATGGTTCTTCATGGTCGACTCTCATCTCAATCGATCCATTGTGTTTGACTCTGCTGAAAAAAACTGGAAGAAACTTAACCATCCACCTCTCCTCCAGACAAACTCCAACTGCAATTCCATGCCTGTTTCAGCCTCTGGTGGCTTTATCTGTTTCCGAAATTCATATGGCAACTTCGTCGTGTGCAATCCTGTGACAGGGTCCTGCAATGAACAACCTCCACTCGATCCAGCCCTACAAAGCCTCACATTCCATGCCATTGTGATGAGCTCATGTCCCAACAAGCATGACCAGTCCTCTTACAGGCTTGTAGTTGTCTTTGGTGAGCTTCCGAAGCTGTCATTTAGAGTGTACAACTCAAGCAGCGGTTGCTGGGAAGAAGAGATCACCTTGTGCAAGAAGTTCAATGATGATGATAATTCAAAGGAACTTGATGATTCTACAGACTTTGACTCGAATGATGACAGTGCTGTTTACTTCCTCAGCAAGGCTGGAAATGTAGTGGCAACCAATATGCAAAGAAGCCCATCTAAGCAATACTCATCTGTTATCACTAACAAAGATGGTGAGGAAATAGTCCATTTCCTTAGCTCCTCGGGCTCAATCGTGGCTTGCAATCTGACCTCCAAGTGCTTCATTGAGTACCCGAGGCTACTCCCCGTTTTCTATGAGTACTCCATTGACTTGGTGGAGTGTGGAGGCAGGATGCTGGTGGTTCTGTTGTCAGAGTTCTTTGAAAGTGCGAGCCTTAGGGTTTGGTGTTATGATGAGGATGTTCGAAGCTGGCAACAAATTGCAGCAATGCCACCAGCAATGTCCCATGAGTGGTATGGCAAGAATGTGGATATCAACTGTGTCGGGGCAGGTGACCAGATATTGATTTGCTTAAGCTCTGCAGAGATTTCTAGCTGTGTTATGTGTGACTTGGCTGCTAATGAATGGGTTGAATTGCCCAAATGCTACGTGGATGGTGAAGCCATCAAGTTTATGTCTGCTTTCTCATTCCAGCCAAGGATTGAGGCTTCTCTATGA
- the LOC133736824 gene encoding uncharacterized protein LOC133736824 — translation MEVTTSSSSAKFGCAYDFPQFRVNRHGHSCFFRFPWKSRAVVAVSSTSSTTNTTTSVSNGYVGPGIRNYTRSGSCLLIPPPAGKKPRAIIKFLGGAFIGAVPEVTYSYLTELLAKEGFLVISVPYNVTFDHVQAAHQVYERFNSCLDTILASGLPNVDLSPAQLAELPVFSVGHSNGALLQVLAGSYFSDKIPKANAIIAYNNRPATEAVPYFEQLGPLVNQMVPIVDASPVPSMARTASGDAWKALVDAAGAVLPDNEKETLNSLTKFVDQLPLVLNEVTQGTSEFKPTPSENREFFKSSYNVKHTLLVKFNFDGIDETDTLEDTLKPRVEAIGGTLEKVEISGNHITPCVQEPKWQVGALYTPADAIAQSLKTLSLNDVRVLSRTIIDWFRGFED, via the exons ATGGAAGTTACCACTTCGTCTTCCTCCGCCAAATTTGGATGCGCATACGACTTCCCTCAATTCCGAGTCAACCGTCATGGCCATAGTTGCTTCTTCCGATTTCCATGGAAGAGCAGAGCAGTTGTTGCAGTGAGCTCAACTTCATCCACTACCAACACCACCACTAGTGTCAGTAATGGGTATGTGGGCCCAGGCATCCGAAACTACACCCGGAGCGGTTCTTGCTTGCTGATCCCTCCGCCGGCCGGCAAGAAGCCCCGGGCTATCATCAAGTTTCTGGGCGGTGCCTTCATCGGGGCTGTTCCTGAAGTCACTTACAG CTACTTGACTGAGCTATTGGCCAAGGAGGGGTTTCTGGTTATTTCAGTGCCGTATAATGTGACCTTTGATCATGTCCAAGCTGCTCACCAAGtctatgagaggttcaactcTTGCTTGGACACCATCTTAGCCTCTGGATTGCCCAATGTTGATCTATCACCTGCCCAACTAGCTGAGTTGCCAGTGTTTTCTGTTGGCCATAG CAATGGTGCACTACTCCAAGTGCTCGCTGGGAGCTATTTCTCCGATAAAATCCCAAAG GCTAATGCCATAATCGCATACAACAATAGACCAGCAACAGAGGCTGTCCCTTACTTTGAGCAG CTTGGACCGTTAGTTAATCAGATGGTCCCTATTGTAGACGCATCTCCCGTTCCTTCCATGGCTAGGACTGCCTCAG GAGATGCATGGAAGGCTCTAGTTGATGCAGCTGGAGCAGTTCTACCAGACAATGAAAAGGAAACTCTAAATTCACTCACTAAGTTTGTTGATCAGTTGCCGTTGGTGCTGAATGAG GTAACCCAAGGGACATCAGAGTTTAAGCCAACACCCTCTGAAAATCGTGAATTTTTTAAGAGCTCATACAATGTGAAACACACTCTACTG GTGAAGTTCAATTTTGACGGAATTGATGAGACAGATACTCTCGAGGACACATTGAAGCCTCGTGTGGAAGCTATTGGCGGGACACTAGAAAAGGTCGAGATAAGTGGTAACCATATCACACCATGCGTCCAG GAGCCCAAGTGGCAAGTAGGTGCCTTGTACACTCCTGCAGATGCTATTGCTCAGAGTCTTAAAACTCTTTCGCTAAATGATGTTAGAGTCCTATCAAGAACTATAATCGACTGGTTTCGAGGTTTTGAAGATTGA
- the LOC133736297 gene encoding ubiquitin carboxyl-terminal hydrolase 18-like — protein sequence MHVAGVSLDLNWFLQLIFTLFVLAFGVLHLVKNTASKYFEVDANFDGGDRTPQMPGVLINDPACAVCGGSGVKKCSRCKAVKYCSQKCQTEHWRSGHKTECNDILAGRISSAQNTSSNGRFKTPMRKNFKGIALVPTHGIISKRFKQPKKILFPYDEFVELFHWEKAEFPPCGLLNCGNSCFANVVLQCLSSTRPLVAYLLEKGHRKECIRDEWCFLCEFESHLERASQSSQAFSPTNIISRLPNIGGNLGYGRQEDAHELMRFAIDTMQSVCLDEFGGEKNVDPHSQETTIIQHIFGGQLQSQVICSKCNNISNQYENMMDLTVEIHGDASSLEECLVQYTGRESLHGENMYKCDGCNDYVKAWKRLSVKRAPNVLTIALKRFQSGRFGKINKRVTFPATLDLSPYMSEAGDGTDIYSLYGVVVHVDMLNASYFGHYICYTKDFLGKWYRIDDCKVTTVNLEEVLSQGAYMLLYSRVQARSPCLSILEPSRKEEEMPNATLEVETLPNEPVKCSAMESADLAPHYWSGPLDISLPPQITNCVEDSSALLEHSDGVTNVSSLISPSSASKEVHIIEEATVNSQSSPSTSGEISGCEKVLVTASDLDKVRRVPNGVDVANDIYRAVSEEASECCEKDRSSADDMEWESSTLVAQDVEVCKSNGTIDAANETASPVEHPGLMNGNGYHRLVQIDDG from the exons TTCCTGCAATTGATATTCACTCTGTTCGTTTTAGCGTTTGGGGTGCTACACTTGGTCAAGAACACGGCGTCGAAGTACTTTGAGGTCGACGCCAATTTCGACGGTGGTGATCGGACGCCCCAAATGCCCGGTGTGCTCATCAACGATCCCGCCTGCGCCGTCTGCGGCGGTTCCGGCGTCAAGAAGTGCTCTCGCTGCAAAGCCGTTAAATACTG CTCGCAAAAGTGCCAGACAGAACATTGGAGATCAGGTCATAAGACTGAATGCAATGATATACTAGCTGGCAGAATCAGCTCAGCTCAAAACACATCGAGTAATGGTAGATTTAAAACTCCTATGCGTAAAAATTTCAAAGGAATTGCACTTGTTCCTACTCATGGAATCATCTCTAAGCGTTTCAAGCAGCCAAAAAAG ATTCTTTTCCCCTATGATGAATTTGTTGAACTTTTCCATTGGGAGAAGGCCGAATTTCCTCCTTGTGGGCTCTTAAACTGCGGGAACAG TTGCTTTGCCAACGTTGTTCTCCAGTGCCTTTCATCCACTCGACCACTTGTTGCGTACTTGTTAGAGAAGGGCCATCGGAAAGAAT GCATACGGGATGAGTGGTGCTTCCTGTGTGAATTTGAAAGCCATCTTGAAAGAGCAAGTCAAAGTTCACAGGCCTTTTCTCCAACCAACATTATCTCTAGACTACCTAATATTGGTGGAAATCTTGGCTATGGGAGGCAGGAGGATGCTCATGAACTCATGAG GTTTGCCATTGATACAATGCAGTCAGTGTGTCTTGATGAGTTTGGTGGAGAGAAAAATGTTGATCCTCACTCTCAAGAAACAACCATCATTCAACATATATTTGGTGGTCAGCTACAATCTCAG GTGATTTGTTCAAAATGCAATAACATATCAAACCAATATGAGAATATGATGGATTTAACTGTTGAGATTCATGGGGATGCTTCATCATTGGAGGAATGCCTAGTCCAATACACTGGCAGGGAGTCGCTTCATGGAGAAAATATGTACAAATGTGATGG GTGCAATGACTATGTCAAGGCTTGGAAGAGACTTTCCGTTAAACGTGCTCCAAATGTTCTGACAATTGCCTTGAAGAGATTTCAG AGTGGGCGCTTTGGGAAAATTAACAAGAGAGTTACATTCCCTGCGACGCTAGATCTCAGTCCGTACATGAGTGAAGCGGGAGATGGTACAGATATTTACAGCCTTTATGGTGTTGTTGTCCATGTGGATATGTTGAATGCTTCATACTTCGGTCATTACATCTGTTATACCAAGGATTTCCTTGGAAAGTGGTACAGAATTGATGATTGCAAG GTTACAACTGTTAATTTGGAAGAGGTGCTTTCTCAGGGAGCATATATGCTTTTATATAGCAG GGTTCAGGCACGATCACCTTGTCTAAGCATCCTTGAACCTTCAAGGAAAGAGGAAGAAATGCCCAATGCCACCCTTGAAGTAGAGACTCTCCCAAATGAACCAGTTAAATGTTCTGCTATGGAGTCTGCAGATCTGGCTCCCCATTATTGGTCTGGGCCATTGGACATTAGTCTGCCCCCACAAATAACCAACTGTGTAGAAGACTCATCTGCTTTACTAGAGCATTCTGATGGTGTTACAAATGTGTCCAGTCTCATATCACCCTCATCTGCTTCAAAAGAGGTTCACATAATTGAAGAAGCTACGGTCAATTCACAGTCAAGTCCATCCACTTCAGGGGAGATTTCTGGTTGCGAGAAGGTTCTTGTCACTGCATCGGATCTGGATAAAGTAAGAAGAGTTCCAAATGGCGTGGATGTAGCTAATGACATATATCGGGCTGTGTCTGAGGAGGCATCAGAATGCTGTGAGAAGGATCGCTCTTCTGCAGATGATATGGAGTGGGAGTCGAGCACACTCGTGGCACAGGACGTTGAAGTTTGCAAAAGCAACGGAACAATTGATGCAGCGAATGAAACGGCTTCTCCAGTTGAACATCCGGGCTTAATGAATGGGAACGGATATCATAGATTAGTACAGATTGACGACGGGTAA
- the LOC133736825 gene encoding E3 ubiquitin-protein ligase AIP2, translating into MDFEDEQYLKQRLDELQRDVSKKQKFEPAVAALVSLLRDRYSSASPPLRKSYYTVISRVATVLKTRYTSPGFWAAGLALFRLALTLVSDPAEKNQLLNYISEAEKVVRQEDEPPNLSPPNQGFLFEGHLTVDREPPQPQWLVQSNLMASAATLFASESSRSGRPEPESAANLLQSLIDDLDSVLPPGILDDVRGAPRVPPASKKVVANLPVITITEEKLGEEADCCICKEVLVVNDKMQELPCKHTFHPPCLKPWLDEHNSCPICRHELETDDHAYESWKEREREAEEDRKGAANAVRGGEYMYV; encoded by the exons ATGGATTTCGAAGATGAACAATACCTGAAGCAAAGACTAGACGAGTTGCAGAGAGACGTCTCCAAGAAGCAGAAGTTCGAACCCGCCGTCGCCGCTCTCGTCTCTCTCCTCCGCGACCGCTACTCCTCCGCCTCCCCGCCGCTTCGCAAGTCCTACTACACCGTCATCTCCCGCGTCGCCACCGTCTTGAAGACCCGCTACACCTCCCCCGGTTTCTGGGCCGCCGGGTTGGCCCTCTTCCGCCTCGCCCTAACCCTAGTTTCCGACCCGGCCGAGAAGAATCAATTACTCAATTACATTTCCGAGGCCGAGAAGGTCGTTCGCCAAGAAGACGAGCCTCCCAATCTCTCGCCGCCGAATCAAG ggtttctTTTCGAGGGGCATCTGACGGTGGATCGGGAGCCGCCGCAACCGCAGTGGCTGGTCCAGTCGAATCTCATGGCCTCCGCCGCCACTCTCTTCGCCTCCGAGTCTTCGCGTTCGGGTCGACCCGAACCCGAGAGCGCGGCGAATCTGCTGCAGTCGCTAATCGACGACCTTGACAGCGTTTTGCCGCCTGGGATTTTGGACGACGTGAGAGGAGCGCCGAGGGTGCCGCCGGCGAGTAAGAAAGTGGTGGCGAATCTTCCGGTGATTACGATTACGGAGGAGAAGCTGGGAGAGGAAGCAGACTGCTGCATTTGTAAAGAGGTTTTGGTTGTGAATGACAAGATGCAGGAATTGCCTTGCAAGCACACTTTTCACCCACCATGTTTGAAACCTTGGCTG GATGAGCACAATTCGTGTCCAATATGCCGGCATGAGTTGGAGACTGATGATCATGCATATGAGAGCtggaaggagagggagagggaggctGAAGAAGACAGAAAAGGCGCTGCCAATGCGGTTCGGGGTGGTGAATACATGTATGTTTAA